A region from the Vicia villosa cultivar HV-30 ecotype Madison, WI linkage group LG3, Vvil1.0, whole genome shotgun sequence genome encodes:
- the LOC131661463 gene encoding triacylglycerol lipase OBL1-like: protein MDPKPDKFSATNFLFLQHKNIGFFQLFQAYFGTKPLHTQNFIQSHDVVEDEYQCLVFLSILLQKLLHLGYYPLRFLGGTIEIFLNVTCGNCNIFEIIWNFLQGKELVDANRADFVSIIGHIDKRVDLDKNIKRDDPKYNAALSMMASKVSYENEAFIRETVEKHWKMEVAAIGNYWNDYEGEPSTQAFILLDKSDNQDTYIVTFRGTELFDADQWSSDFDISWLEFPCVGKTHAGFMKALGLQKSNMGWPKEITPNHSHAPEAYYFIRDFLKKKLAGNDKAKFIVTGHSLGGALATLFPAILVFHDETFLLERLEGVYTFGQPRVGDGVFAKYMDKNLKENGVQFYRMVYSYDIVPRLPPDLNDILFRHFGTCLYFDRSFNGKKMLEEPNKNYFSLSAIIPMTTNAFCELMRSFTMVSKYGSEYEEGWVLRVFRLIGLVIPGVSNHIPQDYVNSTRLGSILSKVD, encoded by the exons ATGGATCCTAAACCTGATAAATTTTCTGCTACCAATTTTCTATTCTTGCAACACAAAAATATTGGGTTCTTTCAACTATTTCAGGCCTATTTTGGTACTAAGCCGTTACACACACAAAACTTTATCCAAAGCCATGATGTTGTTGAAGATGAATACCAGTGTCTCGTATTTTTATCGATATTGTTACAAAAGTTGCTGCATTTGGGTTACTATCCATTGAGATTTCTCGGTGGAACCATTGAGATATTTTTGAATGTTACATGCGGCAATTGTAACATATTCGAGATTATATGGAACTTTCTCCaag GTAAGGAGCTGGTGGATGCAAATCGTGCAGATTTTGTGTCAATTATTGGTCATATAGACAAGAGAGTGGACTTGGACAAAAACATCAAACGTGATGACCCTAAATATAATGCTGCTTTGTCCATGATGGCTTCTAAAGTGTCTTATGAGAATGAAGCTTTTATACGAGAAACTGTTGAAAAACACTGGAAG ATGGAAGTTGCGGCAATTGGTAACTACTGGAATG ATTATGAAGGAGAACCTTCAACTCAAGCTTTCATCCTCCTAGATAAAAGTGACAACCAAGACACCTACATTGTAACTTTCAGAGGAACCGAATTATTCGACGCTGATCAATGGTCTAGTGATTTCGATATCTCATGGTTGGAGTTTCCTTGTGTTGGAAAAACTCATGCTGGTTTCATGAAAGCACTAGGTTTACAAAAAAGCAACATGGGATGGCCTAAAGAAATTACTCCAAACCATAGCCATGCACCTGAAGCCTACTACTTCATTAGAGATTTCTTGAAGAAAAAGTTGGCAGGAAATGATAAAGCAAAGTTTATTGTGACTGGTCACAGTTTAGGTGGGGCTCTTGCCACTCTCTTTCCAGCAATATTGGTGTTCCATGATGAGACATTTCTTTTGGAGAGACTTGAAGGTGTTTATACATTTGGACAACCAAGAGTTGGAGATGGAGTATTTGCTAAGTACATGGAtaagaatttaaaagaaaatggtGTTCAGTTTTATAGGATGGTTTATAGCTATGATATTGTTCCTAGGTTGCCTCCTGATCTCAATGACATCTTGTTTAGGCACTTTGGGACATGTCTTTATTTTGACAGAAGCTTTAATGGCAAG AAAATGTTGGAGGAGCCAAACAAGAACTACTTCTCTTTGTCAGCAATAATTCCAATGACAACAAATGCTTTTTGTGAGCTTATGAGGAGCTTCACTATGGTGTCTAAATATGGATCTGAGTATGAAGAAGGATGGGTTTTAAGAGTTTTTCGACTTATAGGCTTAGTGATTCCTGGAGTATCTAATCACATTCCCCAAGATTATGTTAATTCTACTCGGTTGGGATCAATACTCTCGAAGGTGGATTGA